One region of Dokdonia sp. 4H-3-7-5 genomic DNA includes:
- a CDS encoding LPS biosynthesis glycosyltransferase, with protein MKPTIKLNFVDFWSGFDPKNNLFTKLLAGYYDITIAEDPDFLFFSCYGNDYLKYNCPRLFYTAENRGTPRFAADYSITFEFSKSSTQYYFPYYAYGYLFLDKTAVLTKLISKSEASEIWNKKNQFCCTVVSNPNGIKRNAFFDRLNARKKVNSGGKYKNNVGGAVSSKREFVGLHKFVFAFENQSYPGYVTEKLTDALESQGIPIYYGDPRVGNVFNKKRFLSYEDYKSEDDLIDHILEIYDDKEAYISIISEPIFINNDLPEYLDSEKLLAFLKWCINDSKGIVPKGQTYKRQLHNTWLLIRRGIKKNPFLRRTLLIQYR; from the coding sequence ATGAAACCAACAATAAAACTCAACTTTGTAGACTTCTGGTCTGGTTTTGATCCAAAGAATAACCTATTTACAAAGTTGTTAGCAGGGTATTATGATATAACAATTGCAGAGGATCCTGATTTTTTGTTTTTCTCATGCTATGGTAATGATTATCTAAAGTATAATTGTCCGAGATTGTTTTATACTGCAGAGAATAGGGGTACACCAAGATTTGCAGCAGATTATTCTATAACATTTGAATTTTCGAAAAGTAGTACACAATACTATTTTCCTTATTATGCATATGGTTACTTGTTTTTAGATAAGACGGCAGTGTTAACCAAGTTGATTTCTAAAAGTGAGGCATCCGAAATCTGGAATAAGAAAAACCAATTTTGCTGTACCGTAGTCTCAAATCCTAATGGAATAAAACGCAATGCTTTCTTCGACAGACTTAATGCTCGCAAGAAAGTAAATTCAGGAGGGAAATATAAAAATAATGTAGGGGGGGCGGTTAGTAGTAAGCGTGAGTTTGTTGGGCTACATAAGTTTGTTTTTGCTTTTGAAAATCAGTCTTATCCTGGATATGTGACAGAGAAATTAACAGATGCTCTGGAAAGTCAAGGTATTCCCATCTATTATGGTGATCCCCGAGTGGGGAATGTTTTTAATAAAAAACGTTTTTTATCCTATGAAGACTATAAATCTGAGGATGATTTAATCGATCATATTTTAGAAATTTATGATGATAAAGAAGCTTATATTTCTATAATATCAGAACCAATATTTATTAATAATGATTTGCCTGAGTATTTAGATTCAGAAAAGTTATTAGCCTTTTTGAAATGGTGTATTAATGATTCTAAGGGTATAGTTCCTAAAGGACAAACTTATAAAAGACAGCTACACAATACTTGGCTTTTAATACGTAGGGGAATTAAAAAAAATCCCTTTTTGAGGCGTACTTTATTAATACAGTACAGATAG
- a CDS encoding ABC transporter permease has protein sequence MVDKMKDAEDWLYEIKPKGKLIDLNFKEIWRYRDLLVLFVKRDIVTVYKQTVLGPLWFLIQPLFTSVVFTLVFNTFANIDTGVVPPFLFNLAGVTLWNYFKESLTTSSSTFTANSGLFGKVYFPRFIVPASKVISGLFKYGIQMLIFVIFYAYFVFYKEAQIAPSYLVWLFPFCVINMALLGLGFGMILSSLTTKYRDLTILVSFGINLLMYLSAVMYPLSEAKIKSPAYAWIIEANPLAQTIELYRNVLLGADHIAFGGFITSFLISLIAFFVGLVVFNHTEKTFVDTV, from the coding sequence ATGGTTGATAAAATGAAAGATGCCGAAGACTGGCTTTACGAAATAAAACCTAAGGGAAAGCTAATAGACTTAAATTTTAAGGAAATCTGGCGATATAGGGATTTATTAGTTCTCTTTGTAAAACGTGATATTGTAACTGTCTATAAACAGACTGTTCTTGGGCCTTTATGGTTTTTAATTCAGCCATTATTTACAAGTGTGGTTTTTACGCTTGTCTTCAACACTTTTGCAAACATTGATACCGGTGTTGTTCCTCCATTTTTATTTAATCTTGCGGGAGTTACACTTTGGAATTATTTTAAGGAGAGTCTCACTACTAGTAGCTCTACATTTACTGCAAACTCAGGGCTTTTTGGTAAAGTGTACTTCCCTAGGTTTATTGTTCCCGCTTCTAAGGTGATTTCTGGATTATTTAAGTATGGAATTCAAATGCTCATTTTTGTTATTTTCTATGCTTATTTTGTTTTCTATAAAGAAGCACAAATTGCTCCGTCTTACTTAGTGTGGTTGTTTCCTTTTTGTGTAATTAATATGGCACTGTTAGGATTAGGATTTGGAATGATTTTGAGCTCTCTCACCACAAAATATAGAGATCTCACTATTTTGGTGTCTTTTGGAATTAATTTATTAATGTATTTAAGTGCGGTAATGTACCCATTAAGTGAAGCCAAGATAAAAAGTCCTGCGTATGCGTGGATTATAGAGGCAAACCCTTTGGCACAAACTATCGAGTTATACAGAAACGTTCTTCTAGGGGCAGATCATATTGCATTTGGAGGTTTTATAACAAGTTTTTTAATAAGTCTAATTGCTTTCTTTGTTGGATTGGTGGTGTTTAACCACACAGAGAAAACCTTTGTAGACACCGTATAG
- a CDS encoding GumC family protein, translating to MEEEFDVQSSGGFFDFKGFLFRLLSFWWLFVISLLIAFSIAHYINVRKVPIYRETSMISIKDDQNQMFGGNTSLVFNWGGTTDKVQTSIIMLKSRTHAERVVQYLQYYINYQKQGKYAIEDVYGYTPFQLKLNDSFPQLYGKRITVVDQGDGSMRLTIPFSGGNASLFNYNTLKPSTVPAPSADFDQVFKLGDTIDTPFLKGQLLATDVYPTAGQEYFVSMGNFNGTAGRYRGMGVTQTPRGSSTLELSLVGTNKKRLIDYLNASIEVRTEEQLRQKNLFATKTIKYIDSSLKSSNVDLDKALNDLNSFQNKNSAITLSGGAEQISEELQTIDNEKDDLARQLVYYKQLEEYLRTRTDYTNVPAPSVSLINEGSITAGVSSIIQLALQRSNLAYTAKEGNPAFRDLDRRIDAEKAVLFENIRSSKSQINSQISNLNREIGQAESKLRQFPKEEQELAEIQRRFTISQEAYNLYTTKRSEAEIIKASNVSDILFIDKAKDVGRGPIGPNTQLNKVMAATFGIVIPLALVLIIFFLDTKIGTPEDVKKRSSIPVLGVIGKSKRTSGLVVRDHPRSAMAEAFRGLRSGLQFMYKKKGVTGAKTVLVTSSVSGEGKTFTSMNLASVFALSEKKTVLVGLDLRKPKIFDDFELENDKGVVNYLIGDATLDEVKQPSGIDHLDVILSGPIPPNPSELIISDAMHEFINKLKEEYDYIVFDTPPLGLVSDAFELMPYVDASLYMVRQGYTKKDMLGLVTDKYEKGQIKHVSFVLNYFQQKRKYGYGAGYGYGYGYGTYNNGYHEEERRGGLLGKLGRLIRGRK from the coding sequence ATGGAAGAAGAATTTGACGTACAAAGCTCCGGAGGTTTTTTTGATTTTAAGGGATTCCTGTTTAGGCTCTTAAGCTTTTGGTGGTTATTTGTGATATCATTGCTTATTGCCTTCTCTATAGCGCATTACATAAATGTGCGTAAAGTGCCTATTTATAGAGAGACAAGTATGATCTCTATAAAAGATGATCAAAATCAAATGTTTGGAGGGAACACAAGTTTGGTTTTTAACTGGGGTGGCACTACAGATAAAGTACAAACTAGCATTATCATGCTTAAATCTAGAACACATGCAGAGCGTGTTGTTCAATACTTACAGTACTACATTAATTACCAAAAACAAGGCAAATATGCCATTGAGGATGTGTATGGATACACTCCTTTTCAATTAAAACTTAATGACTCATTTCCGCAGTTATATGGAAAGAGAATTACTGTAGTAGATCAAGGAGATGGTAGCATGAGGCTTACTATACCCTTTAGTGGAGGGAATGCTTCATTATTTAATTATAACACGCTTAAACCGTCAACGGTACCTGCACCATCTGCAGATTTTGATCAGGTTTTTAAGTTAGGTGACACTATAGATACTCCATTTTTGAAAGGGCAATTGCTAGCCACAGATGTTTATCCTACCGCAGGTCAGGAGTACTTTGTGAGTATGGGTAATTTTAATGGAACCGCAGGAAGATATCGTGGGATGGGAGTTACCCAAACTCCGCGAGGAAGTTCTACTTTAGAGTTAAGCCTTGTAGGGACAAATAAGAAACGACTTATAGACTACCTAAATGCGAGTATTGAGGTGCGTACAGAGGAGCAATTGCGCCAGAAGAATCTATTTGCTACAAAAACTATAAAGTATATCGATAGTAGTCTTAAGTCAAGTAATGTCGATTTAGATAAGGCATTGAATGATCTTAATTCCTTCCAAAATAAAAATAGTGCTATCACACTATCCGGAGGAGCGGAGCAAATAAGTGAGGAACTACAAACGATAGACAACGAGAAAGATGATTTAGCAAGACAACTTGTTTATTACAAGCAGTTAGAAGAATATTTAAGAACACGTACAGATTATACAAACGTGCCTGCACCTTCTGTTTCTCTTATTAATGAAGGAAGTATTACAGCTGGGGTGTCAAGTATTATCCAGCTTGCCTTACAACGTAGTAATCTTGCATATACCGCAAAGGAAGGTAATCCAGCTTTTAGAGATCTTGATAGAAGAATAGATGCAGAGAAAGCAGTCTTGTTTGAAAATATAAGATCCAGTAAATCTCAGATTAATTCGCAAATTTCAAACTTAAATAGAGAAATAGGTCAAGCAGAAAGTAAGCTAAGGCAGTTTCCAAAAGAAGAACAAGAACTTGCAGAAATACAACGTCGTTTTACCATAAGTCAGGAAGCGTATAATTTATACACCACAAAACGCAGTGAGGCAGAGATAATAAAAGCCTCAAATGTTTCAGATATCTTATTTATAGACAAAGCAAAAGACGTGGGTAGAGGACCTATAGGTCCAAATACACAACTTAATAAGGTAATGGCAGCAACCTTTGGAATTGTAATTCCTTTAGCCTTGGTGCTAATTATCTTCTTTTTAGATACAAAAATAGGTACTCCTGAAGATGTTAAGAAACGCTCTTCCATTCCTGTACTTGGAGTGATAGGTAAAAGTAAGCGTACCTCTGGACTCGTAGTGCGTGATCATCCTCGATCTGCAATGGCAGAAGCTTTTAGAGGCTTGCGTTCTGGCCTGCAGTTTATGTACAAGAAGAAAGGAGTTACGGGTGCAAAGACGGTATTAGTAACCTCAAGTGTAAGTGGTGAGGGTAAAACATTTACCTCTATGAATCTTGCTTCCGTTTTCGCTTTAAGCGAAAAGAAAACAGTGCTTGTGGGGCTAGATTTACGTAAGCCTAAAATATTTGATGATTTCGAACTTGAGAATGATAAAGGTGTTGTTAACTATTTGATAGGAGACGCTACGCTAGACGAAGTAAAACAGCCTTCAGGTATCGATCATTTAGATGTTATCCTTTCTGGACCTATACCACCTAACCCGTCGGAACTTATTATAAGTGATGCGATGCATGAGTTTATTAATAAGCTTAAGGAAGAGTATGACTATATCGTTTTTGATACACCTCCATTAGGCCTTGTCTCTGATGCATTTGAGTTAATGCCGTACGTAGATGCTTCACTATATATGGTGCGTCAAGGTTATACTAAGAAGGACATGCTCGGTCTGGTTACAGATAAGTATGAAAAAGGACAAATAAAACATGTAAGCTTCGTACTCAACTATTTCCAACAGAAGCGTAAATATGGTTATGGCGCAGGCTACGGTTATGGATACGGCTATGGTACTTATAATAACGGGTACCATGAGGAAGAAAGAAGAGGAGGCTTATTAGGTAAGTTAGGAAGGCTAATAAGAGGTCGTAAGTAG